One segment of Lycium ferocissimum isolate CSIRO_LF1 unplaced genomic scaffold, AGI_CSIRO_Lferr_CH_V1 ctg8494, whole genome shotgun sequence DNA contains the following:
- the LOC132045895 gene encoding uncharacterized protein LOC132045895 isoform X1 has product MCKKWGARRLKLFNAIDDPLKSRDQIRAEAINKVPDGIPRDQWISYVDYRLKEKTREMCKRNAEIRKTQTISHIGGSKPNSRRRAEMMANSGQNPGRGQLYLATHRNEDGSYVNEAAKEICEKIEQAMTQSTTDESEISPNDAVGKVLGKEHSGRVRCLGLGAVPSRAFKQTRPRYSDLNASSYNNGSCSSQWQEKYNQMLSAHNKSQDNLNFLMNAHTEMMSAFKMYMIRKEGRIPEEFAGIFVSTTPPSTPSDAASGHVSPTDVRRSFGGSYRNGNQ; this is encoded by the exons ATGTGTAAGAAGTGGGGTGCAAGAAGGCTAAAGTTGTTTAATGCAATTGATGACCCACTTAAGAGCAGAGATCAGATAAGAGCTGAGGCAATTAATAAAGTTCCAGATGGGATTCCACGGGATCAATGGATTTCTTATGTTGATTACCGCCTTAAAGAAAAAACAAGG GAAATGTGCAAAAGAAATGCTGAAATTCGGAAGACACAAACCATTTCACACATCGGTGGCTCCAAACCCAATTCCAGAAGAAGGGCTGAAATG atGGCTAATAGCGGACAAAATCCTGGACGAGGTCAACTTTATCTTGCTACTCATAGGAATGAAGATGGATCATATGTTAATGAGGCAGCAAAAGAGATATGT GAAAAAATTGAGCAAGCCATGACTCAAAGCACCACAGATGAGTCCGAGATTTCGCCAAATGATGCCGTCGGAAAAGTACTAGGAAAAGAGCATTCTGGACGGGTAAGGTGCTTGGGATTAGGAGCCGTCCCAAGTAGAGCATTTAAACAAACAAGACCCCGTTATAGTGATTTGAATGCTTCAAGTTACAATAATGGTTCATGTTCTTCTCAATGGCAAGAGAAGTACAATCAGATGTTGAGTGCTCACAACAAAAGCCAAGACAACCTCAATTTTCTGATGAATGCTCACACTGAAATGATGAGCGCTTTCAAGATGTATATGATAAGGAAAGAAGGGAGAATACCTGAAGAATTTGCTGGGATCTTTGTTTCTACTACTCCTCCTTCAACG